One genomic segment of Gasterosteus aculeatus chromosome 6, fGasAcu3.hap1.1, whole genome shotgun sequence includes these proteins:
- the mrpl14 gene encoding LOW QUALITY PROTEIN: large ribosomal subunit protein uL14m (The sequence of the model RefSeq protein was modified relative to this genomic sequence to represent the inferred CDS: deleted 1 base in 1 codon), with protein sequence MYKRLHSTTFSKSKYDLSILRKEYLFVICESILGFFSQLGIFLAVIMALHLLSRSLPGLIVESSSMIQQNTFSVSAAAAAIQKLTRVRVVDNSSLGNTPYHRSPRVIHVYTKNGVGKVGDKVLLAIKGQKKKALIVGHKMPGERMSPRFDSNNVVLIEENGNPTGTRIKVPLPTHLRKVEGDYSKVLAIASSFV encoded by the exons atgtaCAAACGTTTG CATTCAACAACATTTAGCAAATCAAAGTACGACCTCTCAATTTTAAGAAAGGagtatttatttgtaatttgtgaatCCATTCTAGGTTTTTTCAGCCAGCTCG GCATATTTCTCGCTGTAATCATGGCTCTCCACCTGCTTTCAAGATCTCTTCCTGGGCTCATTGTAGAGTCATCGTCAATGATTCAGCAAAATACTTTTAG TGtatcagctgctgcagcagccatTCAGAAGTTGACAAGAGTGCGTGTTGTGGACAACAGCTCTCTTGGAAACACACCGTATCACCGCTCCCCGAGAGTGATCCACGTCTACACCAAGAATGGCGTCGGGAAGGTCGGTGACAAAGTGTTGCTCGCCATCaaaggacagaagaagaaggcccTGATTGTTGGACACAAAATGCCTGGAGAACGCATGAGTCCACGCTTTGATTCAAACAACGTTGTTCTAATTGAGGAAAATGGAAATCCAACAGGAACAAGGATTAAGGTCCCGCTACCAACCCATCTGCGTAAAGTGGAGGGAGATTACTCAAAAGTTCTAGCAATTGCTAGTTCCTTTGTTTGA